The Caulifigura coniformis genome includes a region encoding these proteins:
- a CDS encoding Minf_1886 family protein, which yields MAKAVARTASRKRYDEEAYHFVVEALHFTQQRLSRPRPKSVDDESAHISGQELCVGFREYASKAFGMLAGTVLRSWGIKTTDDVGRIVFELIERGEMRKTERDRLADFAHLYDFREAFVEDYVIEIPSSFRQS from the coding sequence ATGGCGAAGGCAGTCGCTCGGACGGCGTCACGCAAGCGGTATGACGAAGAGGCTTATCACTTCGTCGTGGAGGCTTTGCACTTCACTCAGCAGCGGCTTTCCCGTCCGCGCCCCAAAAGCGTCGACGACGAATCGGCCCACATCTCCGGGCAGGAACTGTGCGTCGGCTTCCGGGAATACGCCAGCAAGGCGTTCGGCATGCTCGCCGGAACCGTCCTTCGCAGCTGGGGCATCAAGACGACCGATGATGTCGGTCGGATCGTGTTCGAGCTGATCGAGCGTGGTGAGATGCGGAAGACGGAACGCGATCGCCTCGCCGACTTCGCGCACCTCTACGACTTTCGCGAAGCCTTCGTCGAAGACTACGTGATCGAAATCCCCAGCTCTTTCCGGCAGTCGTGA